One uncultured Tolumonas sp. genomic window carries:
- the hemL gene encoding glutamate-1-semialdehyde 2,1-aminomutase, producing MANSTQRSEQLFSAAQQSIPGGVNSPVRAFNGVGGTPRFIAKADGAYLFDVDGNRYIDYVGSWGPMLLGHNHPAIKAAVLAAVENGLSYGAPTESEVLMAETIRQIMPTMEMVRMVNSGTEATMSAIRLARGYTKRDKIVKFEGCYHGHADCLLVKAGSGALTLGQPNSPGVPADFAKHTLTCTYNDLASVEATFASYGNDIACIIVEPVAGNMNCIPPQPGFLQGLRAICDQYGALLIIDEVMTGFRVSLQGAQGYYGVIPDLTTLGKIIGGGMPVGAFGGKKEIMAYIAPTGPVYQAGTLSGNPVAMAAGLAMLNAIQQPGIYDTLAEKTKQVAEGLKAAAAKYGIPMAVNYVGAMFGFFFTDQPEITRFEQVGRCDIDAFKRFYHLMLQEGVYLAPSAYEAGFLSLAHSDADIAATLAAAERCFAQMK from the coding sequence ATGGCAAACAGCACACAACGTTCCGAACAACTTTTTTCTGCCGCTCAACAATCAATCCCCGGTGGAGTGAACTCACCGGTGCGTGCGTTTAATGGCGTTGGTGGCACACCGCGTTTTATCGCCAAAGCGGATGGTGCTTATTTATTTGATGTCGATGGTAACCGTTATATCGATTATGTCGGTTCATGGGGGCCGATGTTACTGGGTCATAACCACCCAGCTATCAAAGCCGCGGTATTGGCCGCCGTAGAAAATGGTTTAAGTTACGGCGCACCAACCGAAAGCGAAGTGCTGATGGCAGAAACAATCCGTCAGATCATGCCGACTATGGAAATGGTGCGCATGGTGAATTCCGGCACCGAAGCGACCATGAGTGCGATTCGTCTGGCGCGGGGTTATACCAAACGCGATAAGATCGTGAAATTTGAAGGCTGTTATCACGGCCATGCCGACTGTTTACTGGTTAAAGCGGGCTCCGGTGCATTGACCTTAGGCCAGCCAAACTCCCCGGGTGTTCCGGCTGATTTTGCGAAACATACCTTAACTTGTACTTATAACGACCTAGCATCAGTGGAAGCTACGTTTGCCAGTTATGGTAACGATATTGCTTGTATCATCGTTGAACCGGTAGCTGGCAATATGAACTGCATTCCGCCACAACCCGGTTTCTTGCAAGGTTTACGCGCTATCTGCGATCAATACGGTGCATTGCTGATCATCGATGAAGTGATGACCGGCTTTCGTGTCAGTTTACAAGGTGCACAGGGTTATTATGGTGTAATTCCAGATCTGACCACGCTTGGTAAGATCATCGGTGGTGGCATGCCAGTGGGTGCGTTCGGTGGCAAGAAAGAGATCATGGCTTACATTGCACCAACCGGCCCGGTTTATCAGGCAGGTACGCTGTCGGGTAATCCGGTAGCGATGGCAGCCGGTTTAGCCATGCTGAACGCCATTCAACAACCCGGTATTTACGACACGCTAGCAGAAAAAACCAAACAAGTTGCCGAAGGATTAAAAGCCGCCGCAGCGAAATATGGAATCCCGATGGCAGTTAACTATGTCGGTGCGATGTTTGGTTTCTTCTTTACTGACCAGCCGGAAATCACCCGTTTTGAACAAGTTGGCCGTTGTGATATCGACGCGTTTAAACGTTTCTATCATTTGATGTTGCAAGAAGGTGTTTATCTGGCACCGTCTGCTTATGAAGCCGGCTTCCTGTCACTGGCGCACAGCGATGCGGATATTGCAGCAACACTGGCTGCCGCAGAACGTTGTTTTGCACAGATGAAATAA
- the erpA gene encoding iron-sulfur cluster insertion protein ErpA, translated as MSDVAVQFPIEMTDAAAAKVKALITEEANPELKLRVYITGGGCSGFQYGFTFDEKINDGDTVVEKDSVIMVVDGMSLQYLVGGVVDYIDGLEGSRFTVTNPNATTTCGCGSSFSV; from the coding sequence ATGAGTGACGTAGCAGTGCAGTTTCCCATTGAGATGACCGATGCGGCGGCAGCGAAAGTAAAAGCGTTGATCACCGAAGAGGCAAATCCGGAGCTGAAACTGCGGGTCTATATTACCGGTGGCGGTTGTTCTGGTTTCCAATATGGCTTTACGTTTGATGAGAAGATCAACGACGGTGACACAGTGGTAGAAAAAGACAGCGTCATCATGGTGGTGGATGGCATGAGTCTGCAATATTTGGTCGGCGGTGTGGTTGATTATATCGACGGTCTGGAAGGTTCGCGCTTTACTGTGACTAACCCGAATGCCACAACAACCTGTGGTTGTGGTTCTAGCTTTTCTGTCTAA
- a CDS encoding anhydro-N-acetylmuramic acid kinase, whose protein sequence is MALYIGLMSGTSMDGIDAALVEFGAGNDQPSLLATHARAWPNELVQQLHTICTPGDNEIDRMGVLDQRVAEEFAHAVQALLQTANRTAEQICAIGSHGQTIRHRPESGFTLQIGNGARLAAMTGIDVICDFRMKDVALGGQGAPLVPAFHQAVFGKKNEPRFILNIGGISNVSVLPGNAEQVFGFDTGPGNTLLDSWYRHHHDVGSYDAGGQWASSGQVHQSLLNELLTHTYFALPYPKSTGRETFTFDWLLQQLSAFTEINAADVQRTLLEFTAITASKALQPLASSADLYLCGGGAHNPLLCQRIAALLADWQVTSTASLDMHPDWVEAIAFAWLAHCFCERRSGNLPAVTGASRKAVLGAFYPAD, encoded by the coding sequence ATGGCGCTCTATATTGGCCTGATGTCCGGCACCAGCATGGATGGTATTGATGCTGCATTAGTGGAGTTCGGCGCAGGCAATGACCAGCCGAGTTTGCTGGCGACCCATGCCAGAGCCTGGCCCAATGAACTGGTGCAGCAACTGCATACGATCTGCACACCCGGTGATAATGAAATTGATCGCATGGGGGTATTAGACCAGCGCGTGGCGGAAGAATTTGCTCACGCGGTGCAGGCCCTGTTACAAACAGCCAATAGAACTGCAGAACAAATCTGTGCGATCGGCTCGCATGGGCAGACGATCCGTCATCGCCCGGAATCAGGTTTTACCTTACAGATTGGCAATGGTGCCCGGCTGGCTGCGATGACCGGCATTGATGTGATCTGTGATTTTCGCATGAAAGACGTAGCACTGGGCGGACAAGGCGCACCATTAGTACCTGCATTTCACCAAGCGGTTTTCGGAAAAAAGAATGAGCCGCGTTTTATCCTCAATATTGGTGGCATTAGTAATGTGTCGGTTTTACCGGGAAATGCCGAGCAGGTGTTTGGCTTTGATACCGGCCCCGGCAACACATTATTGGATAGCTGGTATCGTCATCATCATGATGTTGGTAGTTATGATGCTGGCGGTCAGTGGGCAAGCTCGGGGCAGGTCCATCAGTCATTACTTAATGAATTGCTCACTCATACTTACTTTGCGTTGCCCTACCCAAAAAGCACCGGCCGAGAAACATTTACCTTTGACTGGCTTTTACAACAACTGAGTGCTTTTACTGAAATTAATGCGGCGGATGTTCAGCGCACGTTACTGGAATTTACCGCTATTACTGCAAGCAAAGCCTTGCAACCACTGGCGTCATCCGCTGATCTATACCTTTGCGGTGGTGGCGCACATAACCCGTTATTGTGCCAACGCATTGCTGCATTATTAGCTGACTGGCAAGTTACTTCGACTGCATCGCTGGATATGCACCCCGATTGGGTGGAAGCGATTGCCTTTGCTTGGTTAGCCCACTGTTTTTGTGAACGCCGCTCAGGAAACCTGCCCGCAGTGACAGGTGCCAGCAGAAAAGCGGTTCTTGGGGCATTTTATCCGGCAGATTAA
- the tyrS gene encoding tyrosine--tRNA ligase: MSNLETALAEIKRGAEEILVEEELIAKLKEGRPLRIKLGMDPTAPDIHLGHTVILNKLRTFQDLGHEVILLIGDFTALVGDPSGKNATRPPLSEEAIKENALTYAEQAFKILDPARTRIEYNSTWLKELGATGMIKLAAKQTVARMLERDDFKKRYANGQSIAIHEFLYPLLQGYDSVALKADVELGGTDQKFNLLMGRELQKDAGQPTQCVLMMPLLVGLDGVKKMSKSSGNYIGVHDAPNDMFGKIMSISDELMWSYYELLSTRPLAEITQFKADIAANTLNPRDVKIWLAKELIARYHDEAAAEAAHNDFTQRFSKNAIPDEMPEVTVSAPVEGIAVGNLLKEAALVETTSEALRMIKQNAVKRDGEVVADGKLLVTAGTAVWQVGKRKFTRITVA; the protein is encoded by the coding sequence ATGTCCAATTTGGAAACCGCATTGGCTGAGATCAAGCGCGGTGCAGAAGAAATTCTGGTGGAAGAAGAGTTAATCGCGAAATTAAAGGAAGGCCGTCCACTGCGTATTAAGCTGGGGATGGACCCAACTGCACCGGATATTCACCTTGGGCATACGGTTATTCTGAATAAATTGCGCACCTTTCAGGATCTTGGTCATGAAGTGATCCTGCTGATCGGTGATTTTACGGCGCTGGTGGGCGATCCTTCCGGTAAAAATGCCACACGTCCACCATTGTCAGAAGAAGCCATCAAAGAAAATGCGCTGACCTATGCCGAACAGGCTTTCAAGATTTTGGATCCGGCGCGTACCCGCATTGAATATAACTCAACCTGGCTGAAAGAACTGGGCGCCACTGGCATGATCAAGCTGGCCGCGAAACAAACTGTCGCGCGTATGCTGGAGCGTGACGATTTCAAAAAACGTTATGCGAACGGCCAATCGATTGCTATCCACGAATTTTTGTACCCATTACTGCAGGGTTATGACTCTGTGGCATTGAAAGCCGATGTGGAACTGGGGGGTACGGATCAGAAATTTAATCTGCTGATGGGTCGTGAGCTGCAAAAAGATGCCGGTCAGCCAACACAGTGTGTATTGATGATGCCACTGCTGGTGGGCTTAGATGGCGTGAAGAAGATGTCGAAATCTTCTGGTAACTATATCGGCGTGCACGATGCACCTAACGATATGTTCGGGAAGATCATGTCGATTTCGGATGAGCTGATGTGGAGCTACTACGAGCTGTTATCGACACGCCCACTGGCGGAAATCACGCAGTTTAAAGCCGATATCGCGGCGAACACGTTGAACCCACGTGACGTAAAAATTTGGTTGGCGAAAGAGTTGATTGCCCGTTACCACGATGAAGCAGCAGCGGAAGCGGCACATAACGATTTCACGCAGCGTTTTTCTAAAAACGCGATCCCGGATGAAATGCCGGAAGTGACAGTGTCCGCACCTGTCGAAGGCATTGCGGTGGGTAATCTGCTTAAAGAAGCTGCGTTGGTGGAAACCACATCCGAAGCATTACGCATGATCAAGCAAAACGCCGTCAAACGCGATGGCGAAGTTGTCGCGGATGGTAAGTTGCTGGTGACTGCCGGTACGGCAGTATGGCAGGTTGGTAAACGTAAGTTTACTCGCATTACCGTTGCTTAA
- a CDS encoding methyl-accepting chemotaxis protein translates to MTMNIKNKLLLALIALLVVMTGVQLWSSSRTQADQARKTVDNYAQTVAAAQVNYLKYWLDNSASIVNAAKQVFGKPDIDPVPALIQAASAGKFDMVYAGTSDGQMKVSTIGWKAPEGYDPRQRPWYQDAKAAGKLVVTAPYEDASSHALMISIAEPYDFGANQGVISGDVVIKDLITNVNKIQSDGVSGVLIDGSGNIVASKDAALTLKPATNLAPDLSLSAIKQMAQEGALHEITIGDATTFVVFKQIPGYDWYFGLLYDESVAFQNMHQQQTHTILFGLIQLLVVVGAAFVIIRGMLHPLDTMAEAVAALSRGNGDLTHRLAVIQHDEIGVVTRHINTFLDKLHDMMLKIASSSRELDQQAGQSRDMAAKNNVSLQHQQQEISQIATAVHEMSATANEVASNAEQTAQAVRESANNCEQGKQVITRNQQSITRLAGEVEQASNIIRELEQNAQQINTILATIQGIAEQTNLLALNAAIEAARAGEQGRGFAVVADEVRVLSQRTQHSTGEIRAMIETLQRNTHQAVATMDQSQSLAQDSVDEAHSATIALEQITHAITQIADMAMQISSAAEEQRAVTEEVGRNIQATKDVSDELSDTARRSNELSADLHEISRDLNQQVNSFRV, encoded by the coding sequence ATGACCATGAATATTAAGAATAAACTACTATTAGCGCTGATTGCGTTGCTGGTGGTGATGACCGGAGTGCAGCTGTGGTCGAGCAGTCGCACTCAGGCGGATCAAGCCAGAAAAACAGTAGATAACTATGCGCAGACAGTGGCGGCAGCACAGGTTAACTACTTGAAATATTGGTTAGATAACAGTGCCAGTATCGTGAACGCAGCCAAGCAAGTATTTGGTAAACCGGATATTGATCCGGTTCCAGCCTTAATCCAAGCTGCCTCTGCCGGCAAGTTTGATATGGTTTATGCGGGCACGTCTGATGGTCAGATGAAGGTTTCTACTATCGGATGGAAAGCACCGGAGGGTTATGATCCCCGTCAACGCCCTTGGTACCAAGATGCCAAAGCCGCCGGTAAACTGGTTGTTACTGCACCGTATGAAGATGCATCCAGTCATGCACTCATGATCAGTATTGCAGAGCCTTATGATTTTGGTGCTAATCAGGGGGTTATCTCAGGTGATGTGGTGATCAAAGATCTCATCACTAACGTGAATAAAATTCAATCCGATGGTGTGAGTGGTGTGTTAATTGATGGCAGTGGCAATATCGTTGCATCGAAGGATGCTGCACTAACGTTAAAGCCTGCTACAAATTTAGCGCCTGACCTGAGTTTATCTGCTATCAAGCAGATGGCGCAGGAAGGCGCATTACATGAAATCACCATTGGTGATGCGACTACGTTTGTGGTGTTTAAACAGATCCCCGGTTATGACTGGTATTTCGGTTTGTTATATGACGAATCAGTCGCGTTCCAGAATATGCATCAACAACAAACACACACCATATTATTTGGTTTGATCCAGTTGCTGGTGGTGGTGGGCGCGGCATTTGTGATCATTCGTGGTATGTTGCATCCACTGGATACCATGGCCGAAGCCGTTGCGGCCCTGTCGCGCGGCAATGGTGATTTAACGCACCGTTTGGCGGTTATTCAGCATGATGAAATTGGTGTCGTTACCCGACATATCAATACCTTCCTGGATAAGCTGCATGACATGATGCTGAAGATTGCCAGCAGCTCGCGTGAGTTGGATCAGCAAGCTGGGCAATCGCGGGATATGGCAGCGAAAAACAATGTTTCGTTGCAGCATCAGCAGCAGGAAATTTCTCAGATCGCGACTGCCGTACATGAAATGTCAGCAACTGCCAATGAAGTGGCCAGCAATGCTGAGCAAACCGCACAAGCGGTGCGCGAATCAGCGAATAATTGCGAACAAGGTAAACAAGTTATTACGCGTAATCAGCAGTCCATTACCCGTTTGGCAGGTGAAGTAGAGCAAGCATCTAACATCATTCGCGAACTGGAACAGAATGCGCAGCAGATCAATACCATCCTGGCGACCATTCAGGGTATTGCCGAGCAGACCAACTTGCTGGCATTGAATGCGGCAATTGAAGCGGCTCGTGCCGGTGAGCAGGGCCGTGGTTTTGCGGTGGTAGCGGATGAAGTACGCGTCTTGTCGCAACGAACCCAGCATTCTACCGGTGAGATCCGGGCGATGATTGAAACGTTGCAACGCAACACACATCAAGCAGTAGCCACCATGGATCAAAGCCAGTCACTGGCGCAAGACAGTGTGGATGAAGCGCACAGTGCGACCATTGCACTGGAGCAAATTACCCATGCGATCACGCAGATTGCGGATATGGCGATGCAGATCTCCAGTGCCGCAGAAGAACAGCGTGCTGTGACGGAGGAAGTAGGTCGTAACATTCAGGCCACGAAAGATGTGTCTGATGAGCTGAGTGATACGGCGCGCCGCTCAAATGAACTTTCTGCTGACTTGCATGAAATTTCACGCGATCTGAATCAACAGGTGAATAGTTTCCGCGTATAA
- a CDS encoding NUDIX domain-containing protein: MISTIDTVLLRIADNELQVLLWQRPEDSRAFAGEWALPGGWVFEDQDTTLEQATCRILEHKVGLKPDYIEQVATIGNQHRDPAGWSMTVLQLALIRYSRSELPHADTQWISVDAIRHQTLPFDHNVLLEKVLERLSTKARYSTLPLYLAEQELKLPELQRIYEVVLGNPLHKRAFRDRILSANVLEDTGQRVQGRGSLATIYRYRPDCAVRLFDRMMQGVVAEEPA; the protein is encoded by the coding sequence ATGATCAGCACGATTGATACCGTATTACTGCGCATTGCTGATAATGAATTACAGGTATTACTCTGGCAACGACCAGAGGATAGCCGTGCATTTGCCGGTGAATGGGCCTTACCGGGCGGTTGGGTATTTGAAGATCAAGATACAACACTCGAACAAGCAACCTGTCGTATTCTGGAGCACAAAGTTGGCTTAAAGCCCGACTATATCGAGCAAGTCGCCACTATTGGTAATCAGCATCGTGACCCAGCAGGTTGGTCAATGACCGTTTTGCAGCTGGCGTTGATCCGTTACAGCCGCTCCGAATTACCACATGCAGATACGCAATGGATATCGGTTGATGCAATACGTCATCAAACGCTGCCTTTTGATCACAATGTCTTGCTGGAAAAAGTGCTGGAACGACTGAGCACCAAGGCCCGTTACAGCACCCTGCCGCTTTATCTGGCGGAACAGGAATTGAAGTTACCCGAATTACAGCGCATTTATGAAGTGGTGCTCGGTAATCCGTTACATAAACGAGCATTTCGGGATCGGATCTTAAGTGCCAATGTGCTGGAAGATACCGGCCAGCGCGTTCAGGGCCGCGGTTCGCTGGCGACCATCTATCGTTATCGACCTGACTGTGCCGTGCGTTTATTTGATCGCATGATGCAAGGTGTGGTGGCTGAAGAACCTGCTTAA
- a CDS encoding nicotinate-nicotinamide nucleotide adenylyltransferase: MSRIAVMGSAFNPPSLGHKDVVEQALKQCDQVWLVPAFRHAWGKSMAPYSQRCQMVELFVQDIADPRVSLCAIEHEIASDKPVYSFDLLAALQTRIQPDDQLLLVIGPDNAAAFDKFYRASDIRQRWQLLVVKERISVRSTKIRTALQQHKSITAMTTPGVAAFLTAHPVYGGASL, from the coding sequence ATGTCCCGAATTGCTGTGATGGGTTCTGCTTTTAATCCGCCGTCACTGGGCCACAAAGATGTGGTGGAACAGGCGTTAAAGCAATGCGATCAGGTTTGGCTGGTGCCAGCCTTCCGTCATGCGTGGGGAAAAAGTATGGCGCCCTACTCACAACGCTGTCAGATGGTTGAATTATTTGTGCAAGACATCGCCGATCCGCGAGTCAGTCTGTGTGCCATCGAACATGAAATTGCCAGTGACAAGCCCGTCTATAGCTTTGACTTGCTGGCAGCATTGCAAACACGAATTCAGCCGGATGACCAACTACTACTGGTCATCGGGCCGGATAATGCCGCGGCCTTTGATAAATTTTACCGTGCCAGTGACATTCGCCAGCGCTGGCAATTATTGGTGGTCAAAGAGCGTATTTCAGTGCGGAGTACAAAAATACGTACTGCGTTACAACAACATAAATCTATCACCGCGATGACCACCCCCGGCGTGGCAGCTTTCTTAACGGCACATCCTGTTTACGGTGGCGCAAGCTTATGA
- a CDS encoding nicotinamidase: protein MNIAAIDVDVQNTFTPVCPDELPVPQGHLIAAALNEQASLAHFRIMTKDAHTPLAPWVVNSHSEMFQPVGLPEADITWVAHAVPGSKGFELIDGLPAVSDYDFLVYKGIEPAFHPYGACYHDLSEKLSTGLIEWLHQHQVTTVILGGLALDYCVKTTALQLKNVGFNVVVNLSATKGIADETVQQALQQMQRAGISLAANIEELKLQLNA, encoded by the coding sequence ATGAACATTGCGGCCATTGATGTTGATGTGCAAAACACATTTACCCCGGTTTGTCCGGATGAATTACCCGTACCGCAGGGGCATCTGATCGCTGCTGCGTTAAATGAACAAGCCTCACTCGCGCATTTTCGCATTATGACTAAAGATGCCCATACACCACTGGCTCCATGGGTGGTCAATTCCCACAGCGAAATGTTTCAGCCTGTTGGCTTGCCCGAAGCCGATATTACTTGGGTGGCTCATGCAGTGCCCGGAAGCAAAGGGTTTGAGCTGATCGACGGTTTACCTGCTGTGAGCGATTATGACTTTTTGGTCTACAAAGGCATTGAGCCGGCATTCCACCCTTATGGCGCTTGTTATCACGACCTTTCCGAAAAATTATCAACCGGTTTGATTGAGTGGTTGCATCAGCATCAAGTCACGACGGTGATTCTTGGTGGGCTGGCGCTTGATTACTGCGTAAAAACCACTGCATTACAGCTAAAAAATGTTGGTTTTAACGTTGTGGTTAATCTTTCTGCCACAAAAGGCATCGCCGATGAAACTGTTCAACAAGCGCTTCAACAAATGCAAAGAGCGGGTATTTCATTAGCCGCAAATATTGAAGAATTGAAATTACAACTCAACGCCTGA
- the pncB gene encoding nicotinate phosphoribosyltransferase, whose translation MSDTLCVQSLTDTDFYKLTMQQAYLHQLPNAEGVWEFRCRTDEDLTPYAAQISEQLAALADLRVTENQLDYLRSRAPYLKDDYLAFLRLFRFNMAQLDVSIDSGSLAIKVQGPQLHVSPFEIPVMATVSEIRNKIRYPEVDEAQIRNSTQHKIEQLTRFGDDVDLSDFRFFDFGTRRRFSYRAQYIVADMLQQALPQQFGGTSNPHLAQELQLPFLGTMAHEWLQTHQGLNYRLVDSQKAALENWVREYRGDLGVALTDVIGVDAFCRDLDRYFAKLYDGFRHDSGDPLVWGEKIIARLEELRVDPTRKMLVFSDGLDFTRAVQIYKHFKGRIQTSFGIGTWLMADFEVNKPLNVVMKMVSLGGQPVAKISDSPGKTMCHDRAFLTYLMDVFAVDAGVREHVLLHAGQGV comes from the coding sequence ATGTCTGACACTCTCTGTGTGCAAAGTCTGACCGACACCGATTTTTATAAACTCACCATGCAGCAGGCTTATCTGCATCAACTGCCGAATGCCGAAGGGGTTTGGGAATTTCGCTGTCGCACCGATGAAGACTTAACCCCGTATGCTGCACAAATTAGCGAGCAATTAGCCGCGTTGGCTGATCTACGCGTCACCGAAAACCAGCTTGATTATCTGCGCAGTCGCGCCCCTTATCTGAAAGATGACTATCTCGCCTTCCTGCGCCTGTTTCGTTTCAACATGGCGCAACTCGATGTCAGCATCGACAGCGGTAGCCTGGCTATCAAGGTGCAAGGACCGCAATTGCACGTTTCGCCGTTTGAAATTCCGGTGATGGCGACGGTCAGTGAGATCCGCAATAAAATACGTTATCCGGAAGTCGATGAGGCGCAAATCCGCAACAGCACGCAACATAAAATTGAACAACTGACACGCTTCGGCGATGACGTGGATTTAAGTGATTTTCGCTTTTTTGATTTTGGTACACGCCGTCGCTTCAGTTATCGCGCACAATACATCGTTGCCGATATGTTGCAACAAGCCTTACCACAGCAATTTGGCGGCACCAGTAATCCGCATTTGGCGCAGGAATTACAGTTGCCGTTTTTAGGCACCATGGCACACGAGTGGCTGCAGACTCATCAAGGCTTAAACTACCGTTTGGTTGATAGTCAGAAAGCAGCACTGGAAAACTGGGTGCGTGAATATCGGGGTGATCTCGGTGTTGCGCTGACTGATGTGATTGGTGTTGATGCGTTTTGCCGCGATTTAGATCGTTATTTCGCCAAACTGTATGATGGCTTTCGCCATGACAGTGGTGATCCGCTGGTTTGGGGTGAGAAAATCATTGCTCGCCTGGAAGAGTTGCGTGTTGATCCGACCCGAAAAATGCTGGTGTTTTCTGATGGGCTGGATTTCACGCGCGCCGTACAAATTTACAAACACTTCAAAGGACGCATACAAACGTCATTTGGCATTGGCACCTGGCTGATGGCCGATTTTGAAGTGAATAAACCACTGAATGTGGTGATGAAAATGGTCAGTCTTGGCGGGCAACCGGTGGCGAAAATATCCGATAGCCCCGGCAAAACCATGTGCCACGATCGCGCCTTTCTGACCTATTTAATGGACGTTTTTGCAGTTGATGCCGGTGTGCGTGAGCATGTGTTGCTCCACGCCGGACAGGGAGTATAA